GACCGGGCGCGGGCACTCACCGCGGGTCGGTCTCCGCCTTGGCGAACTCCTCGCCCAGAACGTGCCAGAGCGTGCTGAACTCGTGGGCGTACTCGTCGCTCTCCCGGAGACGGATCACGTCGCGCGGGCGCGGCAGCTTGACGGCGTGGATCAGCTTGACTCGGCCGGGGCGGCTGGTCAGCACGATGATCCGGTCCGACAGCGTGATGGCCTCGGCCAGGTCGTGGGTGACGAAGATCACGGTCTGCCGCCGAGCCAGCCACAGCTCGAGGAGCTGGGCCTGGAGGCGGAGTTTGGTGTGGGTATCCAGGGCCCCGAACGGTTCGTCCATGAGCAGGATCTCGGGTTCCACGACCAGCGTCCGCATCAGCGCGACGCGCTGCCGCATCCCACCCGACAGCGTGGCCGGGAATGCATCCTCGAAGCCCTCGAGCCCCACCAGCCCGATGGCCTCCCGCACCCGCCGCTCGCGCTCGGGCGCCGGGACGCCCCGATACTCGAGGCCGAGGCCGATGTTTCGGCGCACCGTGCGCCATGGAAACACCGTGTCCTTCTGGAAGACGTAGCCCACCTGGGGGGGCACGCCGGCGTGCTGGAGCCCGTCGAGGCGGATCTCCCCTGCGGTCGGCGGGATGAGGCCGGCGATCATGTTGAGCACCGTGGACTTGCCGCACCCCGAGGGGCCGACCAGCGCCACGAACTCCTTGTCCCGCACGTCGAAGGAGACGGAGGCCACCGCGGGCACGGGGCGGCCGCCCGTCGCGCTGAACGTCTTGGTGAGGTCCCGGACCTCGACCCGGGTGCGGCCCTGACTCACCGTCTCTGAAGACATGCGCGGGGCCAGGCCCTCGCGCTCGGACTTGACCACCCCGCCACCCGATGTTCCGCTTCGAGCGCGGGCTTTGCCCGCGCAACCTCCCGGGGGAGGAATCGGAGGGGGGCGCCAGCCCCCCCTCCGAGTTCAACTCACCCTTTCTGGTGCGCCTTCCGGACAAACGACATGTCGACGGCCTTCGCGAACGGGATCTCCTTCTCGATGACCTTGGTGGCCAGGAAAATCTTGAGGACCTGGTTGTACTCCTTCTCATCGACCAGGAAGTCCCAGTCGAAGATCCCCCTGTAGTAGCGGATCGACTTCAGGACCTCGTCTCTCGAGAAGGTGTCCATGTACGGCTTGTGCAGGAGCTCGAAGATCTCGCCCTCCGGGGACTTCTGGATCCACTTCTGGGCCCGGTAGCAGGCGGTCACGTAGCCCTGGACGGCGTCCGGGGCGCGCTCCAAGGTCTCCCGCAGGCAGTAGCCGACGGTGACGGGCAGGGGCCCGCCGAACACCTGGGTCCAGACCCGCTCGTCGAGGACGCTGTAGATGGCCTTCCCGAACCCCTGGTCCTCGGCCGCCCACAGCCACTCCGGAACAGCCATGATGGCGTCGAACTTCCCGGCCTTGAGCCCGCCCAGCATCGTCGTGGATGCGCCACCGCCGACCCACTCCACGCCGCTGTTGAGCGGCTTCCCATCAGGCCCCTTGTATTGCTCCAGCACGTAGGTGCCGTAGACATGGGTCCCCGAGCCGATGGCGGTGGCCGCGATGATCCACTTCCCGCCGCCCGGCCGCTTCATGGTGCCGAGCTTCTCGACGCCGGTGAGCCCGGCGTCGTAGAGCTCCTTGCGGGCGACGATGTTGGCGTAGGAGCAGCGCGTGTCGGTGGCAAAGAGGATGACGCCCTCCTTGCCCCTCTCGGAGATCTTGAGCGGGTGGTTGGAGTCGCCGAGCGCGAACATGGCCTGGCCGGCCGCCAGGGCCTGCACGACCTTGGCCCCGCCGCCGGGGACGATGAAGCCCTTGTCGACGGTGACGCCCTCGTCCTCGAAGAATTTCTTCTCCCTGGCGACCAGGTGCTGGGCGTAGACGAATGTCGACACGCTGTGGGAGGCGGTGATCGGGATCGGGCGCTTCGGCTGCGCGGCCACCCGGCGGGGCGCCGACCCCAGCACGGTACCGGCGGCCCCGAGCGCGCCCGCCGCCCGCAGGAACTCTCGCCGGGTGTAGTCCCGTGAGCATGGCCTGGGCATTGGGGTCCTCCTGTGCAGATCGCGCGGAACGCGCGGGCGAGTGTGGCGAAGCTAGGAAGGACTATACCCGCCGGGCGACGGGCGTGTCAACGGCGCCGGGGCCACCGCCGGAGGCGATGCCCCGACGCCGACGAGGCTAGCGGGTGGCCGTCAGACCCGGGCCCGACGAGACTCGAAGAGCGGCGTGCCGAGGCCGAACCGCTGGCGGAGCAGGTTGACGAGTTCCTCGGGCAGCACCTCCGTCGCCCCCAGGCAGTACTGGCAGATCATCCGAACGTGACCGCTCCAGAGGTCAGCCCACAGTCCGATCTTGTGGAACATCTCCACGGTCTGGGTCGGGGGATCCCAGGCCAGGAGATAGAGGTGGCAGCTCGGACACACGTAGTGATTGGGGCGCGTCGTCTGCTTGGTGACCTCGCGGAACATTCGGCCTCCCTTTCTGCCCGCCGATTCTGAAGGGCCCCGAGCGGCTCGGGAATGATAGAATCCAGTCAACGCAAATAAAATAAATCTACAAGGTATGTATGTCAAATGAAAAATACTGGCGGGGAGGCGCCGCCCCACCGGGTGGCCGGGTGCCCGCCCCGGGGGACCGGTGTCGGCGATCTCCTCGTGAATTCGAGCATTCCGGGGGCCTAGCCCGTTGCGCTTCGTTGACACCCTTTCCCCAGATCGGCTAGCATGGGTGGAATCGCGATGGGCCTCATTGCCAGCATGACGGGGTACGGCCGGGCCGAGGCCCGTGGTGCGCGCCTGGCCGTCGTGGTCGAGGCCCGCTCGCTCAATCATCGTTTTCTCGAGGTGGGGGTCAAGCTTCCTCGCGGGTTCGCGGTCCACGAGGCAGAGCTCCGCCAGGTCGCCCAGAGTCGCCTGGCCCGGGGTCGCGTCGACATCTCGGTCGCGCCCCGGCGGATCGCCGGGAGCGCCAGCGTCGTTCGGACGGACTCGGCCCTGGGGGCCGAGTACCTCCGGGGCGCGCGGGCGCTGGCCGATGCGCTCGCGCTTCCCCTGAGTCTGACCCTCGTCGACCTTCTCCGGCTGCCGGGCGTCCTCACGGTCGAAGAGGCCGAAGAGGACGACGGCGAGAGTGGCCTCCTCGTGAAGGAGGCCGCCCAGCAAGCGATCGACGACCTCGTGCGAATGCGCCTTGCCGAAGGCGCGGCGCTGGCCGCCGACCTCGCGGCTCATCTGGACGCCCTCGAGACCTGGGCGGCGGACCTCGCGCGCCGCCTGCCGGCGGCCCTCCAGCGGACCCAGGAGCGCTGGCGGGCGCGGGTCCGGGCGCTGCTGGACGACGTGCCCATCGAGCCTGCCCGGATCGCCCAGGAGGCCGCGACGGCGGCGGCCAAGAGCGACGTCGCCGAGGAGCTCGCCCGGATCGCCTCGCACACGGCGCAGTTCCGCGCGCTCCTGACCGCCGGCGGGCCGATCGGACGCCAGCTCGACTTCGTCGTCCAGGAGCTGCACCGGGAGGTGAACACGATCGCCGCCAAGGCGGACGATACCGAATTGATCGCGGGGACACTCGAGGCCCGGGCCCTGATCGAGCGCCTCCGCGAGCAGGTCCAGAACGTCGAGTGACCGACCGGCGGCGCGGCATGCTCATCGTGGTCTCGGCGCCCTCGGGCGCGGGAAAGACGTCGCTGTGCCGCGAGATCCGCAAGCGCGTCGCGAATCTGAGCTACTCGATCTCGCACACCACCCGCGCGCCACGGCCCGGCGAGGTGGACGGCCTCGACTTCCACTACGTCTCCGAGCCGGTCTTCCGGCAGATGGTGGAACGCGGCGAGTTCGCCGAGTGGGCGCAGGTGCACGGGAACTTCTATGGCACCGCCGCCCATCCCCTCGAGGAGGCCCTCGACCGCGGCGAGGACATCCTGCTCGACATCGACACCCAGGGCGCGCGCCAGCTGCGGGCCCGTTATCCCCAGGGCCTCTATGTGTTCGTCGTGGCGCCATCCCTGAAAGAGCTGGAGCTCCGGCTGCAGGAGCGGAAGTCCGATGCGCCCCAGGAGATCGCCCGACGGATGGCCCGCGCCACCGAGGAGATCGCGGCCTGGCGCGAATACGACTACCTGATCGTCAACCGCTACCTCGACGAGGCGGTGCGCCAGCTCCAGTGCATCATCGAAGCCGAGCGGTGCCGCACCTCTCGGATCCGGCTGTGGCTGCCGGATCTGGACGGGGGCGCGACGCTTCCGAGCTCGGAATGAAGAGGAGCCGTCCCATGTCGTTCCCACCCCTGGAGAAGTGTCTGGAGAAGGTCAGCAACCGGTACCTGCTCGTGGTGCTCTCCGCCAAGCGGAGCCGCCAGCTCAACCGCGGGAGCCTCCCGCAGGTCGAGACCAAGCGAAAGAAGTGGACCAGCGTGGCTCTCGAGGAGGTCATCGCCGGGAAGGCCCGCCCCAAGCGGGCCGAGGAGCCGAAGCCCGACACCGAGGCGACCTCCGGGGCGTGAGGATGACGCTGGCCGGGCGCGAGGTCGTCCTCGGCGTCACCGGCAGCATCGCCGCCTACAAGGCCGCCTACCTGCTCCGGGAGCTGCGCCGCCTCGACCTCGGGGTCACGGTGGTGATGACGCAGCACGCCCGGGAATTCGTGGCCCCGCTGACGTTCCGGACGCTTTCCGGGCGCCCCGTGCTGTCAGATCTCTTCGATCCCCAGGAGCCGGCCGCGGTCGAGCATGTCGCGCTGGCGGAGCGGGCCGATCTCGTCCTGGTTGCCCCGGCGACGGCGCACGCCCTGGCTCGCGCGGCCCTCGGGCTGGCCGACGATTTCCTGGGGACGCTGCTCCTGGCCGCCCGCGCCCCCCTCCTGCTCGCGCCGGCCATGGACGGGGCGATGTGGCACCACCCGACCGTCCAGACCCACGTGGCGACCCTGCGGGCGCGGGGCGCGACGGTGCTGGACCCCGCCCACGGTGAGCTCGCCTCGGGCCTGACGGGGCTCGGCCGGTTCCCGGAGATTCCCGACATCGTCGAGACGGCAGTCGGCCTTCTCTGGCCCACCCGGGACCTCGTCGGCGACCACGTCCTGGTGACCGCGGGTCCCACCCGCGAGCCGGTGGACCCGGTGCGCTACCTCTCGAACCGCTCGTCCGGCCGGATGGGGTATGCTCTCGCGACTCAGGCCCGACGGCGGGGAGCGGAGGTCACCCTCGTCACGGGTCCGACCAGCCTGACGCCGCCCGCCGGCGTCCGGGTCATCCCGATCGAGACGGCCGAGGAGATGCGGGAGGCCGTGCGGCATGCGGTCGGGCCGGCGACGGTCGTGATCAAGGCGGCGGCCGTGGGTGACTACCGCGCCGCGCGACCGGCCGCTGCCAAGATCCGCTCCAAGCAAGAAGGGCTCGTGCTCGAGCTGGCCCAGAATCCCGACATCCTGAAGGAGCTCGGGCAGGTCAAGGGCTCGCGCTTCCTGGTGGGATTCGCCGCCGAGACGGTCGATCTTCAGGCCAGTGCCCGGTCCAAGCTGGAGGCCAAAGGGGTCGACCTGATCGTCGCCAACGACGTGAGCCGCTCGGACATCGGGTTCGACGTCGAAGAGAACCAGGTCGTGATGCTGGATCGATGGGGCGGCCTCGTCGAGCTCGGGCGCCGGCCCAAGCTCGAGGTCGCCGACGCGATCCTGGACCGGATCCAGGCGCTCCGGCGGTCGGCGATGTCGGCCCGGACCTCCTCGTGAGGCGGCGGCTCGCTCCCACCGGCGGGTGTCGGATCGACGCGTTCCAGGGAATCAACCAGTGAGCGACGCCCCGCGCCTGCTGGCCGAGGCGGCGCACGCGCTCGCCGATCATCTCCGCTTTCACCAGGCGCTCGGGGTCCGGAGCCTGCCCCTGCGGGGCGAGCACCTGGCGGGCGCGGCCGCCGCGCTGCGCCGGCTCGAGGTCGCCATCGCCGGGTGCACGCGCTGCAAGCTCTCCCGCGGGCGCAGCACGATCGTGTTCGGCCACGGCGACCCGGGCGCCCGCCTCATCCTCATCGGCGAGGGGCCGGGGGAGGAAGAGGACCGGCAGGGTAAGCCCTTCGTGGGGCGAGCCGGTCAGCTCCTCACCAAGATGCTCGAATCGGTCGGGATCACTCGCGACGAGGTCTACATCTGCAACATCGTCAAGTGCCGGCCGCCCGGCAACCGTAACCCCGAGCCCGAGGAGATCGCCTCGTGCGCGCCGTTCCTGGCCGGGCAGCTGGCGGCCATCCGGCCCGGCGTGGTCGCCGCCCTCGGGACGTTCGCCGCCCAGACCCTTCTCCGGACCAAGGAGCCGATCGGTCGGCTTCGCGGTCAGCTCCACGGCTACGGCGCGGCGGTGCTCGTCCCGACCTTTCACCCGGCGTTCCTTCTCCGGAACCCCGGTCCGGCCTACCGCCGGCTCGCCTACGAGGACATGAAGCTCATTCGGCGCGAGTACGACCGCGTGCGCGGCGCACCGCCCGCGGCCCCCGCGTGACCGAGTCATCGGCCACGGTCCCCATCGCTCAGGTGGTCGTGGGGCTCCCGGTGCCCCGCGCGTTCAGCTATGCGATCCCGCCGGATCTCGGGGGGCGGGTCGCCCCGGGCCAGCGAGTCCGGGTCCGCTTCAACGGCCGGCCGCGCGCGGGGGTCGTCGTGGAGCTCGCGGAGGCTCCCCCGGCAGGCCTGGCTTCCCTCGAGGCGTTGCTCGACCCCGTCCCGGCCCTGACCCCGCCCCTCCTCGAGCTCACGCGCTGGGCGGCGATGGAGACCTGCTGCGCGTGGGGCGAGGCGGTCCTCCGCGCGCTCCCGCCCGCGGCCCGGGTGGCCGCCCCCGCGTCGCTTCCCTCCGTCGCGGCGACCCCAC
This Candidatus Methylomirabilota bacterium DNA region includes the following protein-coding sequences:
- a CDS encoding uracil-DNA glycosylase; translation: MSDAPRLLAEAAHALADHLRFHQALGVRSLPLRGEHLAGAAAALRRLEVAIAGCTRCKLSRGRSTIVFGHGDPGARLILIGEGPGEEEDRQGKPFVGRAGQLLTKMLESVGITRDEVYICNIVKCRPPGNRNPEPEEIASCAPFLAGQLAAIRPGVVAALGTFAAQTLLRTKEPIGRLRGQLHGYGAAVLVPTFHPAFLLRNPGPAYRRLAYEDMKLIRREYDRVRGAPPAAPA
- the rpoZ gene encoding DNA-directed RNA polymerase subunit omega produces the protein MSFPPLEKCLEKVSNRYLLVVLSAKRSRQLNRGSLPQVETKRKKWTSVALEEVIAGKARPKRAEEPKPDTEATSGA
- a CDS encoding ABC transporter substrate-binding protein — protein: MPRPCSRDYTRREFLRAAGALGAAGTVLGSAPRRVAAQPKRPIPITASHSVSTFVYAQHLVAREKKFFEDEGVTVDKGFIVPGGGAKVVQALAAGQAMFALGDSNHPLKISERGKEGVILFATDTRCSYANIVARKELYDAGLTGVEKLGTMKRPGGGKWIIAATAIGSGTHVYGTYVLEQYKGPDGKPLNSGVEWVGGGASTTMLGGLKAGKFDAIMAVPEWLWAAEDQGFGKAIYSVLDERVWTQVFGGPLPVTVGYCLRETLERAPDAVQGYVTACYRAQKWIQKSPEGEIFELLHKPYMDTFSRDEVLKSIRYYRGIFDWDFLVDEKEYNQVLKIFLATKVIEKEIPFAKAVDMSFVRKAHQKG
- a CDS encoding ABC transporter ATP-binding protein; its protein translation is MSSETVSQGRTRVEVRDLTKTFSATGGRPVPAVASVSFDVRDKEFVALVGPSGCGKSTVLNMIAGLIPPTAGEIRLDGLQHAGVPPQVGYVFQKDTVFPWRTVRRNIGLGLEYRGVPAPERERRVREAIGLVGLEGFEDAFPATLSGGMRQRVALMRTLVVEPEILLMDEPFGALDTHTKLRLQAQLLELWLARRQTVIFVTHDLAEAITLSDRIIVLTSRPGRVKLIHAVKLPRPRDVIRLRESDEYAHEFSTLWHVLGEEFAKAETDPR
- the gmk gene encoding guanylate kinase, whose product is MLIVVSAPSGAGKTSLCREIRKRVANLSYSISHTTRAPRPGEVDGLDFHYVSEPVFRQMVERGEFAEWAQVHGNFYGTAAHPLEEALDRGEDILLDIDTQGARQLRARYPQGLYVFVVAPSLKELELRLQERKSDAPQEIARRMARATEEIAAWREYDYLIVNRYLDEAVRQLQCIIEAERCRTSRIRLWLPDLDGGATLPSSE
- the coaBC gene encoding bifunctional phosphopantothenoylcysteine decarboxylase/phosphopantothenate--cysteine ligase CoaBC produces the protein MTLAGREVVLGVTGSIAAYKAAYLLRELRRLDLGVTVVMTQHAREFVAPLTFRTLSGRPVLSDLFDPQEPAAVEHVALAERADLVLVAPATAHALARAALGLADDFLGTLLLAARAPLLLAPAMDGAMWHHPTVQTHVATLRARGATVLDPAHGELASGLTGLGRFPEIPDIVETAVGLLWPTRDLVGDHVLVTAGPTREPVDPVRYLSNRSSGRMGYALATQARRRGAEVTLVTGPTSLTPPAGVRVIPIETAEEMREAVRHAVGPATVVIKAAAVGDYRAARPAAAKIRSKQEGLVLELAQNPDILKELGQVKGSRFLVGFAAETVDLQASARSKLEAKGVDLIVANDVSRSDIGFDVEENQVVMLDRWGGLVELGRRPKLEVADAILDRIQALRRSAMSARTSS
- a CDS encoding YicC/YloC family endoribonuclease; the protein is MGGIAMGLIASMTGYGRAEARGARLAVVVEARSLNHRFLEVGVKLPRGFAVHEAELRQVAQSRLARGRVDISVAPRRIAGSASVVRTDSALGAEYLRGARALADALALPLSLTLVDLLRLPGVLTVEEAEEDDGESGLLVKEAAQQAIDDLVRMRLAEGAALAADLAAHLDALETWAADLARRLPAALQRTQERWRARVRALLDDVPIEPARIAQEAATAAAKSDVAEELARIASHTAQFRALLTAGGPIGRQLDFVVQELHREVNTIAAKADDTELIAGTLEARALIERLREQVQNVE